A stretch of Aerococcaceae bacterium zg-252 DNA encodes these proteins:
- the xerD gene encoding site-specific tyrosine recombinase XerD: MIQTEIENFKRYLLIDHNRSQNTIESYARDLVKFNDFLEEKNITSMKDVDKTTIQLFLAHLKLVNYSVSSTNRMLSSLKQFFNFLVIEKVIEHSPMTLIQGAKKQKSLPKAITLQEIDALLAAPDTETTWGIRDRAILELMYATGLRVSELTHLKMRDCHLSLGFIQTIGKGNKERIIPMGEEAAFWIDKYLQEVRYSFEVKGRVEESLFITERGKQFTRQGIWKTIKKYVQIAGMDSDSVSPHVLRHSFATHLLENGVDLRFVQELLGHTDISTTQIYTHISKVRMQEVYRKSFPRA, translated from the coding sequence ATGATACAGACGGAAATTGAAAATTTTAAGCGTTATTTATTGATTGACCATAATCGTTCGCAAAATACAATTGAAAGTTATGCCAGAGATTTAGTGAAGTTTAATGATTTTTTAGAAGAAAAGAACATCACATCGATGAAAGACGTTGATAAAACAACGATTCAATTATTTTTGGCTCATTTGAAATTGGTCAACTATTCCGTTAGTTCGACCAATCGTATGTTATCGAGTTTAAAACAATTTTTTAATTTTTTAGTTATCGAAAAAGTAATTGAACATTCACCGATGACGTTAATACAAGGAGCTAAAAAGCAAAAAAGCCTACCTAAAGCAATTACATTACAGGAAATTGATGCACTGTTAGCAGCTCCCGATACTGAAACAACTTGGGGTATTCGTGACCGAGCGATATTAGAATTAATGTATGCGACTGGACTGAGGGTTAGTGAGTTAACGCATTTGAAAATGCGTGATTGCCACTTGTCGCTCGGTTTTATTCAAACGATTGGAAAAGGAAATAAAGAGCGGATAATCCCAATGGGAGAAGAGGCAGCTTTTTGGATTGATAAATATTTACAAGAAGTGAGATATAGTTTTGAAGTAAAGGGACGTGTGGAAGAATCGTTATTTATTACGGAGCGTGGTAAGCAGTTTACACGTCAAGGCATTTGGAAAACAATTAAAAAATATGTTCAAATAGCTGGAATGGATAGTGATTCGGTATCTCCCCATGTGTTACGTCATTCATTTGCAACGCATTTACTTGAAAATGGTGTTGATTTGAGATTTGTGCAAGAGCTATTAGGGCATACGGATATTTCAACAACGCAAATTTATACGCATATTTCAAAAGTGAGAATGCAGGAAGTGTATCGCAAGTCATTTCCAAGAGCATAG
- the recQ gene encoding DNA helicase RecQ: MNAETALQHYFGYPKFRYNQAEIVQTILAKQDILAILPTGGGKSICYQLPAVLMNGLTLVISPLISLMKDQIDTLLLHNIPAATLHSGLSTEEYFEVMAQLRQGSIKLLYIAPERLMTDSILSVLNNTTISQIAIDEAHCVSQWGHDFRPSYVEIRQFIDRLEQRPVITAFTATATQKVQQDIILQLGLKQPKVVGNTFDRPNIKLTVLEPTDKMRTLVSYLSHDESIIIYAQTRKNVERIAEKLVQLGYKATKYHAGLSNQERHQAQEEFIYDKKNIIVATNAFGMGIDKTDVRKVIHYNLPTDLEGYYQEAGRAGRDGLAAEAILLFAKQDIVTAKFMIENGQDTNRLPRLETMIQYANQTTCLRQFILNYFGEASKPCQNCSSCLSEFDVQDITKEAQIILSTVARLKYAFGMTMVANVVKGSRDKKIVENNLNQLSTYGLMKEYSLGQIKDMISLLVANQYLAVTEHKGLMLTPLARQILLGEQQLTMKKQKTKVEKKLSNSMADSSEIDIALYNRLRDMRFTLAQQAQLPAYIIFSNRTLEDMARKMPTDYDSFLEVEGVGAVKAMKYSEQFIQVIQAYLANE; this comes from the coding sequence TTGAACGCAGAAACAGCATTACAACATTATTTTGGCTACCCTAAGTTTCGTTACAATCAAGCAGAAATCGTCCAAACAATTTTAGCTAAACAAGATATTTTAGCGATATTGCCGACTGGTGGAGGGAAATCAATTTGTTATCAATTGCCAGCAGTCTTGATGAATGGTTTAACGCTTGTGATTTCACCTTTAATTTCGTTGATGAAAGACCAAATTGATACATTATTATTGCACAATATTCCAGCAGCTACTTTGCATTCCGGCTTATCGACAGAAGAATATTTTGAAGTCATGGCACAATTAAGACAGGGTAGCATTAAGTTGCTCTATATTGCACCGGAACGTTTAATGACAGATTCAATTCTTTCGGTGTTAAACAATACGACAATCAGTCAAATCGCAATTGATGAGGCACACTGTGTGTCGCAGTGGGGGCATGATTTTAGACCGAGTTATGTGGAAATACGGCAATTTATTGACCGATTGGAGCAACGACCGGTAATTACGGCTTTTACGGCGACAGCAACGCAAAAGGTGCAACAAGATATTATTTTACAGCTTGGATTAAAGCAACCAAAAGTGGTAGGCAATACTTTTGACCGTCCGAATATTAAATTAACGGTGCTAGAGCCAACGGATAAAATGCGTACATTAGTGAGTTATTTATCCCATGATGAGTCGATTATTATTTATGCTCAAACACGAAAAAATGTGGAACGCATTGCTGAAAAATTGGTGCAATTAGGGTATAAGGCAACAAAATATCATGCTGGTTTATCCAATCAAGAACGACATCAAGCACAAGAAGAATTTATTTATGATAAGAAAAACATTATTGTGGCAACGAATGCCTTTGGTATGGGAATTGATAAAACAGATGTTCGTAAAGTGATTCATTATAATTTACCGACCGATTTGGAAGGTTACTATCAAGAGGCTGGTCGTGCAGGACGTGACGGATTAGCAGCCGAGGCGATTTTACTATTTGCTAAGCAAGATATTGTGACGGCGAAGTTTATGATTGAAAATGGGCAAGACACGAACCGACTGCCACGATTGGAAACGATGATTCAATATGCGAATCAAACGACTTGTCTACGGCAATTTATTTTGAATTATTTTGGTGAAGCATCTAAGCCCTGTCAAAATTGCTCGAGTTGTTTAAGTGAGTTTGATGTACAGGATATTACGAAAGAAGCACAAATTATTTTATCGACTGTCGCACGATTAAAATACGCATTTGGTATGACAATGGTAGCGAATGTCGTAAAAGGTAGTCGGGATAAAAAAATCGTAGAGAATAACTTAAACCAGTTATCGACTTATGGGTTGATGAAAGAATATTCGTTAGGCCAAATTAAAGATATGATTTCCTTATTAGTTGCGAATCAATATTTAGCTGTAACAGAGCATAAAGGGTTAATGTTGACACCCTTAGCACGACAAATATTATTAGGCGAGCAACAATTAACGATGAAAAAGCAAAAGACTAAGGTGGAGAAGAAACTCTCAAATAGTATGGCTGATAGTTCTGAAATAGATATTGCCCTATATAATCGTTTACGAGATATGCGATTTACACTCGCTCAACAAGCTCAATTGCCAGCTTATATCATTTTCTCCAATCGAACATTGGAAGATATGGCACGCAAAATGCCGACAGATTATGACAGTTTTCTTGAAGTTGAGGGTGTTGGAGCAGTCAAAGCGATGAAGTATAGTGAGCAGTTTATCCAAGTAATTCAAGCGTATTTAGCGAATGAATAA
- the gloB gene encoding hydroxyacylglutathione hydrolase, with protein sequence MEVIGLPALRDNYIWLVKQGQQVVIVDPGESHSVLHYLEVNQLEPIGIFITHGHDDHIAGVTAILEKYPSLFVKAPIEVVHLATQVVKESDQFELWGNTVEIIKTAGHTSEHISFIVDKKLFCGDALFSAGCGRVFTKDYAEQFAALQKISQLEDAIEVYAGHEYTVTNLRFANEQEPMNQAIATALAQAQQLRAENQPTLPTTIGKERAINLFLQATTVEAFKQLRDLRDKF encoded by the coding sequence ATGGAAGTTATTGGATTACCTGCTCTAAGAGATAACTATATTTGGCTCGTTAAACAGGGACAGCAAGTTGTGATAGTTGACCCTGGTGAATCCCACAGTGTCTTGCATTATTTGGAAGTCAATCAGCTTGAACCCATTGGTATTTTCATTACGCATGGGCATGATGACCATATTGCTGGTGTAACGGCGATATTGGAAAAGTATCCTAGTTTATTTGTTAAAGCTCCGATTGAAGTAGTTCATTTGGCAACGCAAGTGGTCAAAGAGAGTGACCAATTTGAGTTATGGGGAAATACTGTTGAGATTATTAAAACAGCAGGGCATACGAGTGAACATATTTCCTTTATTGTGGATAAAAAGCTATTTTGTGGCGATGCTTTGTTTTCAGCTGGCTGTGGTCGAGTGTTTACAAAAGATTATGCGGAACAGTTTGCAGCTTTACAAAAAATATCTCAATTAGAAGATGCGATTGAAGTGTATGCTGGGCATGAATATACGGTAACGAATTTACGTTTTGCAAATGAGCAAGAGCCGATGAACCAAGCAATCGCTACTGCACTTGCACAAGCTCAACAATTACGAGCAGAAAATCAGCCGACTTTGCCAACTACTATTGGTAAAGAAAGAGCCATTAATTTATTTTTACAAGCCACTACGGTAGAAGCTTTCAAACAATTGCGTGATTTGCGAGATAAGTTTTAA
- a CDS encoding MATE family efflux transporter codes for MQENRNILGTSPIRELLIKFSVPAIIGMVINALYNIVDRIFIGNAPGLGANGLAGITIGFPIMILQTSIGILFGVGGATLFSIRLGQKKENEATHALNTSFLLAVTSGLLFMVLGHLFLNTILKWFGASPTILPYSAAYMRVIFLGSVFQIVSMTMNNFLRADGQPKLAMMTMFFGAGTNIVLDAIFIYVLGWGMAGAAWATILSQFISMVWTLAYFFNRQNEHHIRFERLRFDFAEIGAIVKLGMPNFLTQIGSSILNLTLNRTLLQYGGDIAVSGMGIINSIITFIVMPILGINQGVQPIISFNFGAKKYARIIEAEKLAIGAATILLTIGWLLTRLFPQQIIGVFNNDPELMAFTQRGLNAWLLCMPLIGFQILGANFFQAIGHSKKAMFLTLTRQIIFLLPAIIIFSHLWGLNGVIYAAPFADASAIVVTAITYFNGIKQLKLNQL; via the coding sequence ATGCAAGAAAATCGCAATATTTTAGGAACATCGCCGATACGAGAATTATTAATTAAATTTTCAGTACCAGCAATTATTGGAATGGTAATCAATGCTTTATATAACATTGTAGACCGAATTTTTATTGGAAATGCACCTGGACTTGGTGCAAATGGACTAGCAGGGATTACGATTGGCTTTCCAATTATGATTCTTCAGACTTCAATCGGAATTTTATTTGGAGTAGGCGGGGCAACACTCTTTTCAATCCGTCTTGGGCAAAAGAAAGAGAATGAGGCTACCCATGCGTTAAATACTTCCTTTTTACTGGCTGTGACGAGTGGTTTATTGTTCATGGTACTAGGTCATTTATTTTTAAATACTATCTTAAAATGGTTTGGTGCCAGTCCGACAATTTTACCGTATTCAGCGGCCTATATGCGTGTTATCTTCTTAGGTTCTGTGTTTCAAATTGTCAGCATGACGATGAATAATTTTTTACGAGCTGACGGACAACCTAAGTTAGCGATGATGACGATGTTTTTTGGTGCAGGAACGAATATTGTGTTAGATGCTATCTTTATTTATGTACTAGGCTGGGGCATGGCTGGAGCTGCTTGGGCAACGATTTTATCGCAATTTATTTCAATGGTGTGGACTTTAGCTTATTTCTTTAATCGCCAAAATGAGCACCATATTCGTTTTGAGCGTCTGCGTTTTGATTTTGCAGAAATAGGAGCAATTGTAAAACTTGGAATGCCCAATTTCTTGACGCAAATCGGTAGTAGTATATTGAACTTAACATTAAATCGCACACTCTTGCAATATGGTGGCGACATTGCAGTATCGGGTATGGGGATTATCAACAGTATCATCACTTTTATCGTAATGCCGATACTAGGTATTAATCAAGGGGTTCAACCGATTATTAGTTTTAATTTCGGTGCTAAAAAATATGCCCGTATTATTGAAGCCGAAAAATTAGCAATTGGTGCTGCAACGATTTTATTGACGATAGGTTGGCTATTAACCCGTCTGTTTCCACAACAAATTATTGGTGTTTTTAACAATGACCCAGAATTAATGGCATTTACGCAAAGGGGATTAAACGCATGGCTACTCTGTATGCCATTAATCGGCTTTCAAATTTTAGGGGCTAATTTCTTCCAAGCGATTGGGCATTCGAAAAAAGCAATGTTTTTAACTTTAACACGTCAAATCATTTTCTTACTGCCAGCTATCATTATTTTCTCGCATTTATGGGGCTTGAATGGGGTCATATACGCTGCACCTTTTGCAGATGCTAGTGCTATTGTTGTGACGGCAATTACCTATTTTAATGGTATTAAGCAATTAAAATTAAATCAATTATAG
- a CDS encoding M3 family oligoendopeptidase, translated as MKFEDYHYERPNLESLKEEFLGFVAQIESATTVDEVAAAIKGIQALQNNILTLSKLVTIRHSIDTRDTFYDEEQEFWNESGPVISEWETTYYKAVLNSPFRNELNELLPETFFKIAENGLRIFDVSIIPLLQTENKLASEYDKLIASAEIEHNGEIYNLPGMKVFTQSTDRQERKTALTAISQFFEKNLAEFDRIYDELVKTRHQIALELGFKDFVEVGYLRMNRLDYDRQDVEIYRQEVLKHVVPLAEKLFNRQKERLGLDALKVYDLELEFESGNAKPKGTPEEIVANGVKMYHELSNETGEFIDFMVERNLLDLVTKPGKQGGGYCDYIPNYESPFIFSNFNGTSGDIDVLTHEAGHAFQVYQSRWIQTPESVWPTYESCEIHSMSMEFFAYPWMELFFEEQTLKYKYSHLFSTVSFLPYGVLVDHFQHEVYQNPEMTPEQRRDTWRRLEAQYNPWKDNEGITFLETGARWFSQAHIFGAPFYYIDYTLAQVCALQFWERNQVDQDPTAWQDYLTICRIGGTQSFKQIVASANLKSPFEPGSLSGVVAKVDTYLDSISEEDLNA; from the coding sequence ATGAAATTTGAAGATTATCACTATGAACGACCAAATTTAGAGTCGCTAAAAGAAGAATTTTTAGGTTTTGTTGCACAAATTGAATCAGCAACAACTGTCGATGAAGTAGCAGCAGCAATCAAAGGGATTCAAGCATTACAAAATAATATTTTAACTTTATCAAAATTGGTGACGATACGTCATTCGATTGATACTCGTGATACATTTTATGATGAAGAACAAGAATTTTGGAATGAATCTGGGCCTGTTATTAGTGAATGGGAAACGACCTATTATAAAGCCGTATTAAACTCACCATTCCGTAATGAATTAAACGAATTATTGCCAGAAACATTCTTTAAAATTGCAGAAAATGGTTTGCGAATCTTTGATGTGAGTATTATTCCTTTATTACAGACTGAAAATAAATTAGCTTCAGAATATGATAAGTTAATTGCGTCTGCTGAAATTGAGCATAATGGTGAGATTTATAATTTACCTGGTATGAAAGTCTTTACGCAATCCACTGACCGTCAAGAACGTAAGACAGCTCTGACTGCGATTAGTCAGTTCTTTGAAAAAAATCTAGCTGAATTTGACCGTATCTATGATGAATTAGTGAAAACACGTCATCAAATCGCACTTGAATTAGGCTTTAAAGATTTTGTGGAAGTCGGCTATTTACGAATGAATCGTTTAGACTATGACCGTCAAGATGTGGAAATTTATCGTCAAGAAGTATTGAAACATGTTGTGCCATTGGCTGAAAAATTATTCAATCGTCAAAAAGAGCGTTTAGGATTAGATGCTTTGAAAGTTTATGACTTGGAACTAGAATTTGAATCGGGGAATGCGAAACCAAAAGGCACACCGGAAGAAATTGTGGCGAATGGTGTGAAAATGTATCATGAATTATCGAATGAAACAGGCGAGTTTATTGATTTCATGGTGGAACGTAATTTATTAGACTTAGTGACAAAACCTGGTAAACAGGGTGGTGGCTATTGTGATTATATTCCTAATTATGAATCGCCATTTATTTTCTCTAACTTCAACGGAACATCTGGAGATATTGATGTCTTGACCCATGAGGCAGGGCATGCATTCCAAGTGTATCAATCTCGTTGGATTCAAACACCTGAATCAGTATGGCCAACATACGAGTCATGCGAAATTCATTCAATGAGTATGGAATTCTTTGCATATCCTTGGATGGAATTATTCTTTGAAGAGCAAACCTTAAAATATAAATACAGCCACTTATTTAGTACGGTATCATTCTTACCTTATGGTGTCTTGGTTGACCATTTCCAACATGAAGTATATCAAAATCCAGAGATGACACCTGAACAACGTCGTGATACATGGCGTCGTTTAGAGGCCCAATATAATCCTTGGAAAGATAATGAGGGTATTACATTCTTAGAAACAGGAGCACGTTGGTTCTCACAAGCACATATTTTCGGTGCACCATTCTACTATATTGACTACACACTGGCTCAAGTTTGTGCTTTGCAATTCTGGGAAAGAAATCAAGTGGATCAAGACCCAACTGCATGGCAAGATTACTTAACGATTTGCCGTATTGGTGGTACGCAATCATTTAAACAAATTGTAGCTAGTGCTAATTTGAAATCACCATTTGAACCAGGTAGCTTGAGTGGTGTTGTAGCTAAAGTAGATACTTATTTAGACAGTATTTCAGAAGAAGATTTAAACGCATAG
- the uvrC gene encoding excinuclease ABC subunit UvrC — MREQIEQKLALLPDLPGCYLMKNADNQIIYVGKAKNLKNRVRSYFRGAHDTKTTKLVSEIHHFETIITNSNKEALILEINLIQQYKPIYNIRLKEGTMYPYLKITNERHPQLIISNIVGKDGAHYFGPFPNVGAATQTQQLLHRVYPLRRCNKNEKRACFYYHLGQCIGPCDHEVSREEYQQQIQRIKQFFNGNVSDIKQALKQKMNDAAEKLEFEQAADYRNQLQYIETTIEKQTVMSQDYDNTDVFGYTYDKGWLSIQVFMLRQGSILKREAAIYPTLNEPEDEVTTFIARFYLEQTQMKPKAILVPSDIDKETLQELLSVEIHTPVRGKKRSMLELCEKNSKIALDEKFRLVEMQTLKTTGAVEALAKALHIPQAYTIEAFDHSNILGTNAVTGMVVYKDGKPDRKNYRKYKIKTVEGSNEFASTQEVIRRRYTRLLRENSPLPDLILMDGGKIQIRAARDVIENELGLAIPVAGMVKNDKHKTAALMDGYSEELVDIDPRSQLFHFLQRVQEEVHRYAISYHRQVRSKNQLGSQLDVIAGVGPATRQKLLKHFKSLDRIRDAAIEDIKQLGIPLKTAERIKETLATYQQTAQSETN, encoded by the coding sequence ATACGTGAACAAATCGAACAAAAATTAGCTCTATTGCCCGACTTACCTGGTTGTTACTTAATGAAAAATGCAGATAATCAGATAATTTATGTCGGCAAAGCAAAAAATTTAAAAAATCGTGTGCGTTCATATTTTCGTGGTGCTCACGATACTAAGACGACCAAACTTGTTTCGGAAATACATCACTTTGAAACGATTATTACCAATAGTAATAAAGAAGCCTTGATTTTAGAAATTAATCTCATTCAGCAGTACAAGCCGATTTATAATATTCGTCTAAAAGAAGGAACGATGTATCCTTACTTAAAAATAACAAATGAGCGTCACCCACAATTAATTATCTCCAATATTGTCGGTAAAGACGGAGCTCACTATTTTGGCCCTTTTCCAAATGTCGGTGCTGCAACACAAACTCAGCAATTATTACATCGTGTCTACCCTTTAAGACGCTGTAATAAAAACGAAAAACGTGCGTGTTTCTATTATCATTTAGGACAATGTATTGGCCCTTGCGACCATGAAGTATCTAGAGAAGAATACCAGCAACAAATTCAACGCATTAAGCAATTCTTTAATGGGAATGTCAGTGACATTAAACAAGCCTTAAAACAAAAAATGAATGATGCGGCTGAAAAACTAGAATTTGAACAAGCAGCTGATTATCGCAATCAACTGCAATATATCGAAACAACCATTGAAAAGCAGACAGTTATGAGCCAAGACTATGATAATACCGATGTCTTCGGCTATACCTATGACAAAGGCTGGCTATCCATTCAAGTATTCATGCTACGACAAGGCTCTATTTTAAAACGTGAAGCAGCCATTTATCCTACCTTAAATGAACCGGAAGACGAAGTGACTACTTTTATCGCTCGTTTTTACTTAGAGCAAACTCAAATGAAGCCCAAAGCAATTCTCGTGCCAAGTGATATTGATAAAGAGACTTTACAAGAATTATTGTCAGTGGAGATTCATACCCCTGTCCGTGGTAAAAAACGTAGCATGCTAGAACTTTGTGAGAAAAATAGTAAAATTGCACTCGATGAAAAGTTTCGTCTAGTTGAAATGCAAACACTTAAAACAACCGGTGCTGTCGAAGCATTAGCGAAAGCCTTACATATTCCACAAGCCTATACCATTGAAGCATTTGACCACTCGAATATTCTCGGTACGAACGCTGTTACTGGAATGGTGGTCTATAAGGACGGAAAACCGGATAGGAAAAATTATCGTAAGTATAAGATTAAAACCGTAGAAGGCAGCAATGAATTTGCATCAACACAAGAAGTAATCCGACGACGCTATACTCGACTTTTACGAGAAAACTCACCACTCCCCGACTTAATCTTAATGGACGGTGGCAAAATTCAAATTCGTGCTGCACGAGATGTCATTGAAAATGAATTAGGATTAGCCATTCCAGTCGCCGGTATGGTTAAAAATGACAAACATAAAACGGCTGCCTTAATGGACGGCTATTCAGAAGAATTGGTCGATATTGACCCACGCAGTCAACTATTCCATTTCTTGCAACGTGTTCAAGAAGAAGTTCATCGCTATGCGATTAGTTATCATCGACAAGTACGAAGTAAAAATCAACTTGGTTCTCAATTAGATGTCATTGCAGGTGTCGGCCCAGCGACTCGTCAAAAATTATTAAAACATTTTAAATCGCTTGACCGAATCCGAGATGCAGCCATTGAAGATATTAAACAGTTAGGAATTCCTTTAAAAACTGCTGAACGCATTAAAGAAACATTAGCAACCTATCAACAGACGGCTCAATCAGAAACAAATTAA
- a CDS encoding aminotransferase class I/II-fold pyridoxal phosphate-dependent enzyme: MLYFQSDYVLGAHPLVLDALIKTNLEALTGYGTDTYTALASEKIKQACQQEQAQVYLLTGGTQTNKIIIDTMLAAYQGVIAADTGHIAAHEAGAIESAGHKVLTIPHTQGKIQAKDVQQLIGTFYADANHEHMVYPGMVYISHPTEYGTLYTKEELSALANLCRQYEIPLFLDGARLAYGLAATDTDVTLADIAELCDVFYIGGTKVGALCGEAVVFTKQNQPKHFVTLVKQHGALLAKGRLLGVQFDALFTDDLYFKMGQHAISKAEELKHLLKDKGYRFYLESPTNQQFVIVTNQQYQTLSEIVMTGFWETYDDQHVVIRFATSWSTTDEDMNQLAEQLPVAVY; encoded by the coding sequence ATGTTATATTTTCAAAGTGATTATGTATTAGGGGCACACCCTTTAGTATTAGATGCCTTAATCAAAACCAATCTCGAAGCATTAACAGGTTATGGGACGGATACTTATACTGCCTTAGCCAGTGAAAAAATTAAACAAGCCTGTCAACAAGAACAGGCACAAGTTTACTTATTAACCGGTGGTACTCAGACTAATAAAATTATCATCGACACTATGCTAGCAGCCTATCAAGGTGTCATCGCAGCCGATACAGGACACATTGCTGCTCACGAAGCTGGTGCTATTGAATCCGCTGGGCATAAAGTACTAACGATTCCACATACACAAGGGAAAATTCAAGCAAAAGATGTTCAACAATTAATTGGAACTTTTTATGCTGACGCTAACCATGAACATATGGTCTATCCAGGTATGGTCTATATTTCTCACCCAACAGAATACGGAACATTATATACAAAAGAAGAATTATCTGCATTAGCTAACCTTTGCCGTCAATATGAGATTCCATTATTTTTAGACGGTGCACGACTTGCCTATGGTTTAGCTGCAACCGATACAGATGTTACACTCGCTGATATTGCAGAATTGTGCGATGTCTTTTACATCGGTGGTACTAAAGTTGGGGCACTCTGTGGTGAAGCGGTTGTCTTTACGAAACAAAATCAACCTAAGCATTTTGTAACGCTAGTCAAACAGCATGGGGCACTTTTGGCAAAAGGTCGCCTACTAGGTGTTCAATTTGATGCTCTCTTTACAGATGATTTATATTTTAAAATGGGACAACATGCCATTAGTAAAGCTGAAGAGTTAAAACACCTTTTAAAAGATAAAGGCTATCGATTCTACTTAGAGTCACCAACCAACCAACAATTTGTCATTGTTACGAATCAACAGTATCAAACACTATCAGAAATTGTGATGACAGGTTTCTGGGAAACTTACGATGACCAACATGTCGTCATTCGCTTTGCAACAAGCTGGTCAACTACTGATGAAGATATGAACCAATTAGCCGAGCAATTACCAGTGGCTGTGTACTAA
- a CDS encoding NADH:flavin oxidoreductase/NADH oxidase family protein: protein MNKNLLRPLRLPNGQVLANRFFKSAMSETMADSQHAPTHELIKLYEYWAKQKMGVLVTGNVMVDSRYLGEPGNVVLDSDEYLDLFQKWAAVGQQQGVPIWIQLNHPGKQMYRSINETPIAPSAIPISGAAASAFRTPREMTLSDIEETIEKFILAGVLAQKAGFNGVQLHAAHGYLINQFLSPADNQRTDSYGGSLENRMRFLVEIYQGLREKVGSSFTIALKLNASDFKEKGFGFEDCKLVVQKMSDLGIDLIEISGGNYETPVFGSEYENGAGFVNYAVALSNITSVPIVSTGGFRKVAQMEDAIEDGVAMIGLARPFVLRPHLVKDYANFGDFQVMTPRLTTGIQNLDKTLGPIIGVSYYESQMKRLAKGKSVRISQNAWPYLMQTVKAHGMSALKPRRR, encoded by the coding sequence ATGAATAAAAATTTACTAAGGCCACTGAGACTGCCAAATGGTCAAGTGTTGGCTAATCGCTTTTTTAAATCAGCAATGAGTGAAACAATGGCAGATAGTCAACACGCTCCAACTCATGAGCTTATAAAGCTTTATGAGTATTGGGCAAAACAAAAAATGGGAGTTTTAGTAACAGGTAATGTTATGGTGGACAGTCGCTATCTTGGTGAACCAGGGAATGTTGTTCTAGACTCAGATGAATATTTAGATTTGTTTCAAAAATGGGCAGCGGTTGGGCAACAACAGGGTGTTCCGATTTGGATACAATTGAATCATCCTGGCAAACAAATGTATCGTTCTATTAATGAAACACCGATTGCACCAAGTGCTATACCGATTTCTGGTGCTGCTGCGTCAGCTTTTCGAACGCCAAGAGAGATGACTTTATCTGATATCGAAGAAACAATAGAAAAATTTATTTTAGCTGGTGTTTTAGCCCAAAAAGCTGGTTTTAATGGTGTTCAATTGCATGCTGCTCATGGTTATCTTATTAATCAATTTCTTTCACCTGCTGATAATCAACGAACAGATAGCTATGGGGGAAGTTTAGAAAATAGAATGCGATTCCTTGTTGAAATTTATCAAGGTTTGCGTGAAAAAGTAGGTTCTTCGTTTACGATAGCATTGAAATTAAATGCTTCGGATTTTAAGGAGAAAGGTTTTGGGTTTGAAGATTGTAAGTTAGTTGTTCAGAAAATGTCTGATTTAGGAATTGATTTGATTGAAATTTCTGGTGGCAATTATGAGACTCCTGTTTTTGGTAGTGAATACGAAAATGGTGCTGGATTTGTTAATTATGCGGTTGCTCTATCGAATATTACTTCCGTTCCAATCGTATCGACAGGTGGATTCCGAAAAGTTGCTCAAATGGAAGATGCTATTGAAGACGGAGTAGCGATGATTGGGTTGGCTAGACCTTTTGTTCTTCGTCCACATTTGGTAAAGGACTATGCTAATTTTGGAGATTTTCAAGTAATGACACCACGCTTAACAACAGGAATACAAAATTTAGATAAGACACTTGGCCCGATTATCGGGGTTAGTTATTATGAATCTCAAATGAAACGACTAGCCAAAGGAAAATCGGTTAGAATTAGTCAAAATGCATGGCCGTATCTAATGCAGACAGTTAAGGCACATGGAATGTCAGCTTTGAAACCGAGAAGAAGATAA